The following coding sequences are from one Streptomyces sp. V3I7 window:
- a CDS encoding carbohydrate ABC transporter permease translates to MQHGKYRFIVGFLAAPLGLYALFVVWPFIQSIYYSFTDWTGLSPDFKMVGLDNYRRMLDDEIFWKSLQHSLLFALLLPLVTISLALFLAFMINVGGRRRRGGPVISGVRGSSFYKIVYFFPQVLSIAIVALLFQFAYNPDSGAINSVLRGIGLDSVQPLWLGDPGIALWAVMAVIVWSTVGFFVVLFSAGMASIPADLYEAALLDGASRVTTFFRITLPLLWDTVQSGWVYMGILALGAESFAVVHIMTVGPGGPDYSTTVMVLYVYQKAFRDGQAAYATTIGVALLFVTLAFAAIVMRLGRRERLEF, encoded by the coding sequence ATGCAGCACGGCAAGTACCGGTTCATCGTGGGGTTCCTGGCGGCCCCCCTCGGGCTGTACGCGCTCTTCGTCGTATGGCCGTTCATCCAGTCCATCTACTACTCGTTCACGGACTGGACGGGGCTCAGCCCGGACTTCAAGATGGTCGGCCTCGACAACTACCGGAGGATGCTCGACGACGAGATCTTCTGGAAGTCGTTGCAGCACAGTCTGCTCTTCGCGCTGCTGCTGCCGCTGGTGACGATCAGTCTGGCGCTGTTCCTCGCCTTCATGATCAACGTGGGCGGGCGGAGAAGGAGGGGCGGCCCGGTGATCTCGGGCGTCCGGGGCTCCTCCTTCTACAAGATCGTCTACTTCTTCCCCCAGGTGTTGTCGATCGCGATCGTCGCCCTGCTGTTCCAGTTCGCGTACAACCCGGACAGCGGCGCCATCAACTCGGTGCTGCGCGGGATCGGTCTCGACAGCGTCCAGCCGCTGTGGCTGGGGGACCCGGGGATCGCGCTGTGGGCCGTGATGGCGGTGATCGTCTGGTCGACGGTCGGCTTCTTCGTCGTCCTGTTCTCGGCGGGCATGGCCTCCATCCCCGCGGACCTCTACGAGGCGGCGCTCCTCGACGGCGCGAGCCGCGTCACCACGTTCTTCCGCATCACCCTGCCGCTGCTGTGGGACACCGTGCAGTCCGGCTGGGTCTACATGGGCATCCTCGCCCTGGGCGCCGAGTCGTTTGCGGTCGTGCACATCATGACCGTCGGCCCGGGCGGCCCCGACTACTCGACCACCGTGATGGTCCTGTACGTGTACCAGAAGGCGTTCCGGGACGGTCAGGCCGCCTACGCCACCACCATCGGCGTCGCCCTGCTCTTCGTCACGCTCGCCTTCGCCGCGATCGTGATGCGCCTGGGCCGTCGCGAGCGGCTGGAGTTCTGA
- a CDS encoding sugar ABC transporter substrate-binding protein, translated as MRRAAFAVAAGAMAVSLAACGSAKEAKGGDSTAAAAKKGDNIKVGLLLPENKTARYEKFDRPLIEKKIKELTNGKATFQYNNARQDANLQAQQVDTMISNKVDVLIVDAVDAKAIKNSVQKAKDAGIKVVAYDRLAEGPISAYTSFDNTQVGKTQGEALLKALGDKAKKSTKIVMINGSVTDPNAKQFKDGALSVLKGKVDIAKSFDTKEWSPDNANSEMEAAISSVGKGKIAGVYSANDGMAGGIITALKAAGIKVPVTGQDAELAGVQRIVAGEQFMSVYKPYAPEAEAAAEMAVALAKGDSLDSVAKDKVSSGSATDVPSVLVPVTSLTQDNINDTVIKDGVYTAADICTAKYKKACAKLGIK; from the coding sequence ATGCGTCGTGCTGCCTTCGCCGTCGCCGCCGGTGCGATGGCCGTCTCGCTGGCCGCCTGTGGAAGCGCCAAGGAGGCCAAGGGCGGCGACAGCACCGCCGCGGCCGCCAAGAAGGGCGACAACATCAAGGTCGGCCTCCTGCTCCCGGAGAACAAGACCGCTCGCTACGAGAAGTTCGACCGCCCGCTGATCGAGAAGAAGATCAAGGAGCTGACGAACGGCAAGGCGACGTTCCAGTACAACAACGCCCGCCAGGACGCCAACCTCCAGGCGCAGCAGGTCGACACGATGATCAGCAACAAGGTCGACGTGCTCATCGTGGACGCGGTGGACGCCAAGGCCATCAAGAACTCGGTCCAGAAGGCCAAGGACGCCGGCATCAAGGTCGTCGCCTACGACCGCCTCGCCGAGGGCCCGATCAGCGCCTACACCTCGTTCGACAACACGCAGGTCGGCAAGACCCAGGGCGAGGCCCTGCTGAAGGCGCTGGGCGACAAGGCCAAGAAGTCCACCAAGATCGTCATGATCAACGGCTCGGTCACCGACCCCAACGCCAAGCAGTTCAAGGACGGCGCACTCTCCGTCCTCAAGGGCAAGGTCGACATCGCCAAGTCCTTCGACACCAAGGAGTGGTCGCCGGACAACGCCAACTCCGAGATGGAGGCGGCGATCTCCTCGGTCGGCAAGGGCAAGATCGCGGGCGTCTACTCGGCCAACGACGGCATGGCCGGCGGCATCATCACCGCCCTGAAGGCCGCGGGCATCAAGGTCCCGGTCACCGGCCAGGACGCCGAACTCGCCGGCGTGCAGCGCATCGTCGCCGGTGAGCAGTTCATGAGCGTCTACAAGCCGTACGCTCCCGAGGCCGAGGCCGCCGCCGAGATGGCCGTCGCGCTCGCCAAGGGCGACAGCCTCGACTCCGTCGCCAAGGACAAGGTCTCCAGCGGCAGCGCCACCGACGTCCCCTCGGTCCTCGTCCCGGTCACCTCGCTGACGCAGGACAACATCAACGACACCGTCATCAAGGACGGCGTCTACACCGCCGCGGACATCTGCACGGCCAAGTACAAGAAGGCCTGCGCCAAGCTCGGCATCAAGTAA
- a CDS encoding ROK family transcriptional regulator translates to METPGSQSSLHRANLERVVRAVRLAGSLTQAEIARATGLSAATVSNIVRELREGGTVEVTPTSAGGRRARSVSLSGDAGIVIGVDFGHTHLRVAIGNLAHQVLAEEAEPLDVDASAAQGFDRAEELVSRLIEVTGVDRSKIAGVGLGVPGPIDVESGTLGSTAILPGWTGTRPAEEMRHRLGVPVHVDNDANLGALGELVWGSGRGVRDLAYIKVASGVGAGLVINGKIYRGPGGTAGEIGHITLDESGPVCRCGNRGCLETFTAAGYVLPLLRPSHGPGLTMEGVVRLARDGDPGCRRVIADVGRHIGSGVANLCNLLNPSRVVLGGDLAEAGEVVLAPIRESVGRYAIPSAARQLTVLPGALGGRAEVLGALALALSEMGDSTLLDGTLPLTTPAFT, encoded by the coding sequence ATGGAGACTCCGGGGTCGCAGTCGTCGCTGCACCGAGCCAACCTGGAACGTGTCGTACGGGCCGTACGGCTGGCCGGGTCGCTCACGCAGGCGGAGATCGCGCGGGCGACCGGCCTGTCCGCCGCGACGGTGTCCAACATCGTCCGGGAGCTGAGGGAAGGCGGGACCGTCGAGGTCACGCCCACCTCGGCGGGCGGACGGCGGGCCCGCAGCGTCTCCCTGAGCGGCGACGCCGGGATCGTCATCGGCGTCGACTTCGGACACACGCACCTGCGCGTCGCGATCGGGAACCTGGCCCACCAGGTGCTCGCCGAGGAGGCCGAACCGCTCGACGTGGACGCCTCCGCCGCACAGGGCTTCGACCGGGCGGAGGAGCTGGTCAGCCGGCTGATCGAGGTGACCGGCGTCGACCGCTCCAAGATCGCCGGCGTCGGCCTCGGCGTCCCCGGCCCCATCGACGTGGAGTCCGGCACCCTCGGCTCCACCGCCATCCTGCCGGGCTGGACCGGCACCAGGCCGGCCGAGGAGATGCGCCACCGGCTCGGCGTGCCCGTGCACGTGGACAACGACGCCAACCTGGGCGCCCTCGGCGAGCTGGTGTGGGGCAGCGGCCGGGGCGTGCGCGACCTGGCGTACATCAAGGTCGCCAGCGGCGTGGGCGCCGGTCTGGTGATCAACGGGAAGATCTACCGCGGGCCCGGCGGCACCGCCGGCGAGATCGGGCACATCACGCTCGACGAGTCCGGCCCGGTCTGCCGCTGCGGCAACCGCGGCTGCCTGGAGACCTTCACCGCCGCGGGCTACGTCCTGCCGCTGCTCCGGCCCAGCCACGGCCCCGGTCTCACCATGGAGGGCGTCGTCCGGCTGGCGCGGGACGGGGACCCCGGCTGCCGCCGCGTGATCGCCGACGTGGGACGCCACATCGGCAGCGGTGTGGCCAATCTTTGCAATCTGCTGAACCCGAGCCGCGTCGTCCTCGGCGGCGACCTCGCCGAGGCCGGAGAGGTCGTTCTCGCCCCCATCCGCGAGTCCGTCGGCCGCTACGCCATTCCCAGCGCCGCGCGCCAACTGACCGTGCTCCCCGGGGCACTCGGCGGCCGCGCCGAGGTGCTCGGGGCGCTCGCCCTCGCCCTCAGCGAGATGGGTGATTCGACGCTTTTGGACGGAACGCTGCCGCTGACGACTCCTGCCTTCACTTAG
- a CDS encoding carbohydrate ABC transporter permease gives MKTTDTSAIPAPSGSGSGAPVEKTEAVPGRPPGPKKEGHVLNVFSQGILVVWAFMVALPLLWAVMTSFKDDSSIFGSPWSLPDRLHFDNWARAWTQANMSDYFLNTILVVGGSLIGTLVLGSMAAYVLARFDFPGNRFIYYLFIGGMSFPIMLALVPLFYVVNNMGLLNTIHGLILVYIAYSLPFTVFFLTAFFRTLPTSVAEAAFVDGASHTRTFFQIMLPMARPGLISVGIFNFLGQWNQYMLPTVLNTDPDKRVLTQGLVQLAVSQGYKGDWSGLFAGLVMAMLPVLGAYIVFQRQVVQGLTAGALK, from the coding sequence ATGAAGACGACCGACACCTCCGCCATACCGGCCCCCTCCGGGTCCGGCTCCGGCGCGCCCGTCGAGAAGACCGAAGCGGTCCCCGGCCGCCCGCCCGGGCCGAAGAAAGAGGGCCACGTCCTCAACGTCTTCTCGCAGGGGATCCTCGTCGTCTGGGCGTTCATGGTGGCCCTGCCGCTGCTGTGGGCGGTGATGACGTCCTTCAAGGACGACAGCTCGATCTTCGGCTCGCCCTGGTCGCTGCCGGACCGGCTGCACTTCGACAACTGGGCGCGGGCCTGGACCCAGGCCAACATGAGCGACTACTTCCTCAACACCATTCTGGTGGTGGGCGGTTCACTCATCGGCACCCTGGTCCTCGGTTCGATGGCGGCCTACGTCCTCGCCCGCTTCGACTTCCCGGGCAACCGCTTCATCTACTACCTGTTCATCGGCGGCATGAGCTTCCCGATCATGCTGGCGCTGGTCCCGCTGTTCTACGTCGTGAACAACATGGGCCTGCTGAACACGATCCACGGCCTGATCCTCGTCTACATCGCGTACTCGCTGCCGTTCACCGTGTTCTTCCTGACGGCGTTCTTCCGGACGCTGCCCACCTCGGTGGCGGAGGCCGCCTTCGTCGACGGCGCCTCGCACACCCGCACCTTCTTCCAGATCATGCTGCCGATGGCCCGCCCCGGCCTGATCAGCGTGGGCATCTTCAACTTCCTCGGCCAGTGGAACCAGTACATGCTGCCGACGGTCCTCAACACCGACCCCGACAAGCGCGTCCTCACCCAGGGCCTGGTCCAACTGGCCGTGAGCCAGGGATACAAGGGCGACTGGTCCGGACTGTTCGCGGGCCTGGTGATGGCGATGCTGCCGGTGCTGGGGGCGTACATCGTCTTCCAGCGGCAGGTGGTGCAGGGGCTCACCGCGGGGGCGCTCAAGTAG